One stretch of Pradoshia sp. D12 DNA includes these proteins:
- a CDS encoding manganese catalase family protein: MFFHKKELQFEAKPTRPDPLMAKKIQELIGGQYGEMSVMMQYLFQGWSVRGNEKYKDLLLDIGTEEIGHVEMLATMVARLLEDAPLKDQEKAMADPAIGAVLSGMNPQHAIVSGLNPRPQDSLGNPWMGSYVTASGNLLADFRANLNAESQGRLQAVRIYEMTDDPGIKDMLSVLIARDSYHQNLWAKAIAELEEQEGLLVPSTFPREKERLDIAYSLYNFSEGEESSTGTWASGEAPDGQGEFRYEAVVPPAEGAKPMLKPAPLETHNTLPMDTDKSIL; this comes from the coding sequence ATGTTTTTTCATAAAAAAGAACTTCAATTTGAAGCTAAACCAACTAGACCAGATCCATTGATGGCAAAGAAAATTCAAGAACTGATTGGTGGACAATATGGTGAAATGTCCGTTATGATGCAATATTTGTTCCAAGGCTGGAGCGTACGCGGCAACGAAAAATATAAAGACCTTTTACTTGATATCGGTACTGAAGAAATTGGTCACGTTGAAATGTTAGCAACTATGGTCGCACGTCTTCTTGAGGATGCACCGCTAAAAGATCAGGAAAAAGCTATGGCTGACCCGGCAATCGGTGCAGTATTAAGCGGAATGAACCCACAACACGCGATTGTATCCGGATTAAACCCTCGTCCTCAGGATAGCCTTGGTAATCCATGGATGGGCAGTTACGTAACTGCAAGCGGAAACTTATTAGCTGACTTCCGCGCCAACCTAAATGCTGAATCACAAGGTCGCCTGCAAGCTGTTCGTATTTATGAAATGACTGATGATCCAGGAATTAAAGATATGCTTTCCGTTCTTATTGCACGTGATTCTTATCACCAAAATCTATGGGCAAAAGCAATCGCTGAATTAGAAGAACAAGAAGGATTACTTGTTCCAAGCACATTCCCACGTGAAAAAGAACGCTTAGATATCGCATACTCTTTATATAATTTCTCTGAAGGCGAAGAAAGCAGTACTGGAACGTGGGCAAGCGGTGAAGCTCCGGATGGACAAGGTGAATTCCGCTATGAAGCTGTCGTTCCACCTGCAGAAGGCGCAAAACCAATGTTAAAACCAGCTCCACTTGAAACACATAACACATTGCCAATGGACACAGATAAATCAATCTTATAA
- the acnA gene encoding aconitate hydratase AcnA, with amino-acid sequence MGKNDVFDSRRFFEIDGKRYHYYNLNVLEEAGVGEVSKLPYSIKVLLESVLRQQDGRAIKKEHVENLAKWGTEEMSIDIDVPFKPSRVILQDFTGVPTVVDLASLRKAMADIGGDPGKINPEIPVDLVIDHSVQVDKYGTADALQINMDLEFERNAERYQFLSWAQKAFDNYRAVPPDTGIVHQVNLEYLANVVHSVEMPDGDYMTFPDSLVGTDSHTTMINGLGVLGWGVGGIEAEAGMLGQPSYFPVPEVIGVRFINSLPNGTMATDLALKVTEILRKSGVVNKFVEFFGPGMSALSLSDRATIANMAPEYGATCGFFPIDEESLTYMRLTGRTEEHIAIVEQYCKENGLFYYKNSDEPRYTKIIEIDLSEIEANLSGPKRPQDLIPLSNMKSAFNQALTAPVGNAGFGLSQDEINKKITVQLNDGRQAPMKTGDIAIAAITSCTNTSNPYVMLGAGLVAKKAVELGLQVPHHVKTSLAPGSKVVTGYLRDSGLGTYLDKLGFNVVGYGCATCIGNSGPLMEEIEAAVSESDLLVTSVLSGNRNFEGRIHPLVKANYLASPPLVVAYALAGTVDIDLENDPIGKGKDGKDIYFKDIWPSSEEVNKLVQDTVTSNLFLKEYEHVFDDNARWNEIQTSNEPLYNWDFDSTYIQNPPYFVNMDPNPTEVKPLDGLRVVGLFGDSVTTDHISPAGSIGKDTPAGKYLREKGVAIRDFNSYGSRRGNHEVMMRGTFANIRIRNQIAPGTEGGYTTYWPTGEVMSIYDACMEYKKDDTGLIVLAGKDYGMGSSRDWAAKGTNLLGIKTVIAESFERIHRSNLVLMGVLPLQFKEGESAKTLGLTGKERIFVPVNENVKPRDIIEVTAVGEDGTEKKFDVLVRFDSDVEIDYYRHGGILPMVLRGKLQEASSTK; translated from the coding sequence TTGGGGAAAAATGATGTGTTCGATTCACGGAGATTTTTTGAAATCGACGGTAAACGCTATCATTACTACAATTTGAATGTATTGGAAGAAGCAGGAGTTGGAGAAGTTTCCAAATTGCCTTATTCCATTAAAGTTTTACTGGAGAGCGTTTTGCGTCAACAGGATGGGAGAGCTATTAAAAAGGAACATGTGGAAAACCTTGCTAAATGGGGAACAGAGGAAATGTCAATCGATATTGATGTACCTTTTAAACCTTCCCGTGTAATATTGCAGGATTTCACAGGTGTACCGACTGTAGTCGATTTGGCTTCATTACGTAAAGCCATGGCTGATATCGGAGGAGATCCGGGTAAAATTAACCCTGAAATCCCGGTTGATCTTGTTATCGACCATTCAGTTCAGGTTGATAAATATGGAACTGCAGATGCGTTGCAGATTAATATGGATTTAGAATTTGAAAGAAATGCGGAACGTTACCAATTCCTAAGCTGGGCACAAAAAGCATTTGATAATTACCGTGCGGTTCCACCAGATACAGGGATTGTTCACCAAGTGAACCTTGAGTATTTGGCTAATGTTGTACATTCAGTAGAAATGCCGGATGGCGATTATATGACTTTCCCAGATTCTTTAGTGGGAACTGATTCACATACTACCATGATAAATGGTCTGGGTGTATTAGGATGGGGTGTAGGCGGAATTGAAGCGGAAGCTGGAATGCTTGGCCAACCTTCTTATTTCCCAGTACCTGAAGTTATCGGTGTACGGTTTATTAATTCCTTGCCAAACGGAACAATGGCTACAGATTTGGCGTTAAAAGTTACTGAAATACTGCGTAAAAGTGGTGTGGTTAATAAATTTGTAGAATTTTTCGGCCCTGGGATGAGCGCTCTTTCACTTTCAGATCGTGCGACCATCGCAAATATGGCACCGGAATATGGCGCTACTTGCGGTTTCTTCCCAATTGACGAAGAATCTCTTACTTATATGCGTTTGACTGGACGTACAGAAGAGCATATCGCAATTGTTGAGCAATATTGTAAAGAAAACGGTTTGTTCTACTATAAAAACAGTGATGAACCAAGATATACAAAAATTATTGAGATTGACCTTTCAGAAATTGAGGCTAATCTATCCGGTCCAAAACGTCCGCAGGATTTGATTCCTTTATCTAATATGAAATCTGCCTTCAATCAAGCTTTAACAGCTCCGGTTGGAAATGCAGGATTCGGTCTTAGTCAAGATGAAATTAATAAAAAAATCACTGTTCAGCTGAATGATGGCCGTCAGGCGCCGATGAAAACAGGTGATATTGCCATTGCTGCCATTACAAGCTGTACGAATACTTCTAACCCATATGTTATGCTGGGTGCTGGACTAGTTGCTAAGAAGGCTGTGGAATTAGGATTACAGGTTCCACATCACGTAAAAACATCATTAGCTCCGGGATCAAAAGTCGTTACAGGCTATTTGCGTGATTCTGGTCTGGGAACATACCTTGATAAACTTGGTTTCAATGTTGTTGGGTATGGCTGTGCTACATGTATCGGGAACTCCGGTCCATTAATGGAAGAGATTGAAGCAGCTGTTTCTGAATCAGATTTACTTGTTACTTCTGTCTTATCCGGTAACCGTAACTTTGAAGGACGTATTCATCCGTTAGTAAAAGCAAACTATTTGGCATCACCGCCATTGGTTGTCGCATATGCCTTAGCAGGTACAGTGGATATCGATCTTGAGAATGATCCAATTGGAAAAGGTAAAGATGGAAAAGATATTTATTTCAAAGATATCTGGCCATCCAGTGAAGAGGTTAATAAACTTGTACAGGATACCGTAACATCTAATCTCTTCCTTAAAGAGTATGAGCATGTATTCGATGACAATGCAAGATGGAATGAAATCCAAACCAGCAACGAACCTTTATATAATTGGGATTTTGATTCAACTTATATTCAAAACCCACCTTATTTTGTAAATATGGATCCTAACCCAACAGAAGTAAAACCGCTTGACGGACTGCGCGTTGTCGGATTATTTGGAGATTCAGTTACAACAGACCATATATCTCCGGCTGGATCTATCGGCAAAGATACACCAGCAGGTAAATACTTGCGTGAAAAAGGAGTTGCTATCCGTGACTTTAACTCATACGGTTCTCGTCGTGGAAACCATGAAGTTATGATGCGCGGTACTTTCGCTAATATCCGAATCCGTAATCAGATTGCTCCAGGCACTGAAGGTGGATATACAACGTATTGGCCAACTGGTGAAGTGATGTCTATCTATGATGCATGTATGGAATATAAAAAAGATGATACTGGCTTGATCGTATTGGCTGGGAAAGATTACGGAATGGGAAGCTCCCGTGACTGGGCTGCCAAAGGTACCAACCTACTTGGAATTAAAACGGTCATTGCGGAAAGCTTTGAAAGAATTCACCGTTCCAACCTTGTATTAATGGGTGTACTTCCGCTTCAATTCAAAGAAGGCGAAAGCGCTAAAACACTTGGTTTAACTGGAAAAGAGAGAATCTTTGTTCCAGTTAATGAAAATGTTAAACCACGTGACATCATCGAGGTAACTGCAGTTGGAGAGGACGGAACAGAGAAGAAATTTGATGTTTTAGTTCGTTTTGATTCTGATGTGGAAATCGATTATTATCGTCATGGCGGTATCTTACCAATGGTTTTACGAGGAAAATTACAAGAAGCATCATCTACTAAGTAA
- a CDS encoding DUF2621 domain-containing protein: MLEGWFLWFILFWVVFMIGFMAIGGFFMFRKFLKKLPKEDGKSDMDWEVEFVNQTRHLWNQEEKDFLEELVSPVPELFRDVARHKIVGRIGELALKEKANKITMDLIIKGYILATPKRDHKFLRKKLEIEKIDVSPFEKYFSI, encoded by the coding sequence ATGTTAGAAGGATGGTTTTTATGGTTCATCCTGTTTTGGGTTGTCTTTATGATTGGTTTTATGGCCATCGGTGGATTTTTTATGTTTCGAAAGTTCTTAAAAAAACTGCCCAAAGAAGATGGAAAATCAGATATGGACTGGGAAGTTGAATTTGTTAATCAGACAAGGCATCTATGGAATCAGGAAGAAAAAGATTTTCTAGAAGAATTAGTAAGCCCGGTTCCTGAATTATTTCGAGATGTAGCAAGGCATAAAATCGTAGGGAGAATCGGTGAACTTGCACTTAAAGAAAAGGCTAATAAGATAACGATGGATCTTATTATTAAAGGGTATATTCTAGCAACACCAAAACGTGATCACAAATTTCTTCGAAAAAAATTAGAAATTGAAAAAATAGACGTCAGTCCATTTGAAAAATACTTCTCTATTTGA
- a CDS encoding small acid-soluble spore protein P: MSNKNANHQKGPKDKNHSGQPAPLSGSHKVKNRQHTRQKNHSHHDM; this comes from the coding sequence ATGTCGAATAAAAACGCTAATCACCAAAAAGGCCCTAAAGATAAAAATCATTCTGGCCAACCGGCACCCTTAAGCGGTTCTCATAAAGTGAAAAACAGGCAGCATACACGTCAAAAAAATCATTCTCATCACGATATGTAA
- a CDS encoding FbpB family small basic protein encodes MKKRKRMSLADLILENKKQIIMDKHAMEVLEDRIDKRMMERAE; translated from the coding sequence ATGAAAAAGCGTAAGCGGATGTCTTTAGCAGATTTAATACTGGAAAATAAAAAACAAATTATAATGGATAAACATGCAATGGAAGTTCTAGAAGATCGAATCGATAAAAGAATGATGGAACGAGCGGAGTAA
- a CDS encoding AAA family ATPase, with the protein MELSITNYKNMIDEWERTLTKEGSLPIKTELLSVLQFICKNQGEWGISADLEGKLLYLLALERSKQEEQDDLYYLLLDEANRLLNNRSEIQRLLETKQLNRFNDLYTGFSTPTLRETDNRTAKRNTVGQIMNETSNYMNRTTEALKQINQLAETDLIHTEKKYLNDIFDGMQKVISTAKEYEETLSGNFHTAIVYQELKSSLNLLNSHIHQFNEFISQHEIVDAKDQVSALAELNEMVGLIEIKKRVNQLYQFLKYQKHREELGFSNTGDISLNMILTGNPGTGKTTLARLLGKIYYELGILPKEKIVEVDRSKLVGAYVGQTEENVRKAVEEAVGGVLFIDEAYSLKREGQQGTDYGQTVIDTLISLMDSAEYSGRFAVILAGYPEEMRQFLDSNPGLRSRFPNFNYMELPDYSLDEMIEIAIQTAEKNHYFIAPDAIPSLKKRIEYEMVDQTFGNARTVKSIVMDAIFHKGSTGEQQANESFLNYLLLQEEDFSSQFPVSTGNPQAELKNLVGLDMIKEEIHKLSAFVKIQQSRRQAGVKTVPVQLHAVFTGNPGTGKTTVAKLYSEILRDCGLLKRGHLVVASRADFVAGYVGQTAIKTKKKVQDALGGVLFIDEAYSLLSSSNSDYGKEVVNTLVDEMTKHNENLVIILAGYPDEMKALLSSNPGFSSRFKKFMHFPDYSTEELMQIIENYARKYQYILDQAAKDYLVEKLNLIEIDGNGRFAINLVDNAIQVQAVRLIEQTGEDLAAVDYSTLTKADFQDVLE; encoded by the coding sequence ATGGAATTATCAATAACCAATTATAAAAATATGATTGATGAGTGGGAGAGAACGTTGACTAAAGAAGGTTCACTCCCCATAAAAACAGAATTACTTAGTGTGCTTCAATTTATATGTAAAAACCAGGGTGAGTGGGGAATATCAGCAGATTTAGAAGGAAAGCTGTTATATTTATTAGCCCTGGAAAGAAGTAAGCAAGAGGAACAAGATGATTTATATTATCTATTATTAGATGAAGCAAACCGATTATTGAATAATCGCTCTGAAATACAACGATTGCTGGAAACTAAGCAGCTCAATCGTTTTAATGACTTATATACTGGCTTTTCTACTCCAACTTTACGAGAAACGGATAATAGAACTGCAAAACGTAACACGGTCGGGCAGATTATGAATGAAACAAGCAATTACATGAACCGTACAACTGAAGCATTAAAACAAATCAATCAACTGGCAGAAACAGATTTAATCCATACTGAAAAAAAATACTTAAATGATATATTTGACGGTATGCAAAAGGTAATCTCTACGGCAAAAGAGTATGAAGAAACATTAAGCGGGAATTTCCATACCGCAATTGTTTATCAGGAGTTAAAATCCTCATTAAATCTTCTGAATAGCCATATTCATCAATTTAACGAGTTTATATCACAGCATGAAATTGTTGATGCAAAGGATCAAGTAAGTGCCTTAGCAGAGTTGAACGAAATGGTTGGGCTGATTGAAATAAAAAAACGGGTTAACCAGCTTTATCAATTTTTGAAGTATCAAAAACACCGTGAAGAATTAGGATTCAGTAATACAGGTGATATTAGCCTAAACATGATTTTAACGGGTAATCCTGGAACCGGTAAGACTACCTTGGCCAGATTATTAGGGAAAATCTATTATGAATTAGGGATATTGCCAAAAGAAAAAATTGTAGAGGTTGATCGTTCTAAATTGGTTGGAGCTTATGTTGGACAAACAGAAGAAAACGTTCGTAAAGCTGTGGAAGAGGCAGTAGGAGGCGTCCTTTTTATTGACGAGGCATACAGCTTAAAAAGAGAGGGCCAACAAGGAACAGATTACGGGCAGACAGTGATAGATACGCTTATATCTCTTATGGATAGTGCAGAGTATTCTGGAAGGTTCGCTGTTATTTTAGCAGGATATCCTGAGGAAATGAGACAGTTTCTGGATAGCAATCCTGGTTTGCGCAGTCGTTTCCCGAATTTTAATTATATGGAGTTACCAGACTATTCATTGGATGAAATGATTGAAATTGCGATTCAAACGGCAGAAAAAAATCATTATTTTATCGCTCCCGATGCGATTCCTTCTTTAAAAAAACGAATTGAATATGAGATGGTTGATCAAACTTTCGGTAATGCCAGAACAGTTAAATCAATTGTTATGGATGCAATCTTCCATAAAGGTTCTACAGGTGAACAGCAAGCCAATGAAAGCTTTTTAAATTATCTTCTTCTGCAAGAAGAGGACTTTTCTTCTCAGTTTCCTGTATCCACTGGAAATCCCCAGGCAGAACTAAAGAATCTTGTTGGTTTGGATATGATTAAAGAGGAAATTCATAAACTTTCAGCATTTGTAAAGATACAGCAATCCAGGAGACAGGCTGGAGTAAAAACGGTACCTGTCCAGCTTCATGCGGTTTTTACCGGGAATCCTGGAACTGGTAAAACAACAGTTGCAAAGCTGTACTCGGAAATACTGCGAGATTGTGGACTGTTGAAGAGAGGTCATCTAGTTGTAGCTAGCCGTGCTGATTTTGTAGCTGGCTATGTCGGGCAGACAGCCATTAAAACGAAAAAGAAGGTTCAGGATGCATTGGGCGGTGTATTATTTATTGACGAAGCTTACTCCTTACTAAGCTCTTCCAATTCAGATTATGGAAAAGAAGTTGTGAATACTTTAGTGGATGAGATGACCAAACATAATGAAAACCTTGTCATCATCTTGGCAGGATATCCTGATGAGATGAAGGCGTTGCTGTCCAGTAATCCAGGATTTTCATCCAGGTTCAAAAAGTTCATGCATTTTCCGGATTATAGCACAGAGGAATTGATGCAAATCATTGAAAATTATGCTCGTAAATATCAGTATATACTGGACCAGGCGGCAAAAGATTACTTGGTTGAAAAGTTGAACCTAATTGAGATTGATGGGAACGGACGATTTGCTATTAATTTGGTTGACAATGCGATACAGGTACAGGCGGTTCGATTAATCGAGCAGACGGGAGAGGATCTGGCTGCGGTTGATTACTCTACTCTGACAAAGGCTGATTTTCAAGATGTGTTAGAATAG
- a CDS encoding NUDIX domain-containing protein, producing the protein MELIKEIYDDASEQYTDHAYRIRKASRAVVINDRDEIALLFVANGNYHKLPGGGIKSNETIYDALKREVEEEVGTLIEDIKELGLTIEYRNNEELLQISYGYIAKTIGELKDPMYTDDEINDGFVLRWVPIKIAIEILKQDMPSNYAGQFIQQRDLEFLLKADELI; encoded by the coding sequence ATGGAACTTATCAAGGAAATTTATGATGATGCGTCAGAACAGTATACGGATCATGCATATCGTATTAGAAAGGCATCCAGAGCTGTAGTCATTAACGACCGTGATGAGATTGCTCTTTTATTCGTTGCAAATGGAAACTATCATAAATTGCCTGGTGGAGGCATTAAAAGCAATGAAACTATTTATGATGCATTAAAAAGAGAGGTAGAAGAAGAAGTAGGAACCTTAATAGAAGATATTAAGGAACTGGGACTTACTATTGAATACCGTAATAATGAAGAGCTGCTTCAGATATCTTATGGATATATTGCTAAAACTATTGGTGAACTTAAAGACCCGATGTATACCGACGATGAGATTAACGACGGATTTGTATTAAGATGGGTGCCAATCAAAATAGCGATTGAAATATTAAAACAAGACATGCCTTCTAATTATGCAGGACAATTTATTCAGCAAAGAGATCTGGAATTTTTATTAAAAGCTGACGAACTGATTTAA
- a CDS encoding CapA family protein: protein MKKKIALLSFLIITAAIGILIYLNTQEIFNNYEEKNVALTHNREVFLSERNYHSTAEIGAIGDILLHDKVYEDADTGSGYDFSDMFAPVKDMLSNPDFTIANQESIAAGSDLGLSGYPTFNSPYEISDTLKDVGIDLVTLANNHSLDKGEKGILRAIEYYNKIDMPYVGIHKNEEDAKQDRIMNVNGINIGFLSYTYGTNGIPIPDGKDYLVNYLDGKKVSQDIKDLRDKVDLILINAHWGLEYQRNPSDEQRKMAKLMSNAGADIIIGHHPHVLQPIEWIESNQKKTLVVYSLGNFISAQKNNYKDIGGMVTISVRKEWSTKGTETEVTNVNFSPTYVTNQNDRDYRINTFGSEDVFGQEKIDKEKLTDFMLSHPSIK, encoded by the coding sequence ATGAAGAAAAAAATAGCCCTCCTATCATTTTTAATCATTACCGCAGCTATAGGTATACTTATATATCTAAACACTCAGGAGATTTTCAATAATTATGAAGAAAAAAACGTAGCTTTAACCCATAACAGGGAAGTTTTCTTATCTGAACGTAACTACCATTCTACTGCTGAAATTGGAGCCATCGGAGATATACTTTTGCATGATAAGGTATATGAAGATGCAGATACTGGTTCTGGTTATGATTTCTCAGATATGTTCGCACCTGTAAAAGACATGCTAAGCAACCCAGATTTTACGATTGCCAACCAGGAATCTATTGCAGCCGGAAGTGACTTGGGGTTATCGGGGTATCCGACATTTAATTCACCTTATGAAATATCGGACACCTTAAAAGACGTTGGAATAGACCTCGTAACCTTAGCAAATAACCATTCCCTCGATAAAGGTGAAAAAGGTATTCTGCGTGCAATCGAGTATTACAATAAAATTGATATGCCTTACGTAGGAATTCATAAGAATGAAGAGGATGCCAAACAAGACCGCATCATGAACGTAAATGGTATTAACATCGGCTTTCTCTCTTACACATATGGAACGAATGGGATTCCTATTCCGGATGGAAAAGATTATTTAGTCAATTACTTAGATGGTAAAAAAGTCTCGCAAGATATCAAGGATTTACGTGATAAAGTGGATCTTATACTCATTAATGCTCATTGGGGACTGGAATATCAAAGAAACCCATCTGATGAACAAAGAAAAATGGCAAAATTAATGTCTAATGCAGGTGCAGATATTATTATTGGGCATCATCCGCATGTCCTCCAACCAATTGAATGGATAGAATCCAATCAGAAAAAAACATTAGTTGTCTATTCATTAGGAAACTTCATCTCCGCCCAAAAAAATAACTATAAAGATATTGGCGGTATGGTTACCATTAGCGTTCGTAAAGAATGGTCAACTAAGGGAACTGAGACCGAAGTAACTAACGTAAACTTCTCTCCAACCTATGTAACTAATCAAAACGACCGTGACTACAGAATAAATACGTTTGGAAGTGAAGATGTATTTGGACAGGAAAAGATCGATAAAGAAAAATTGACTGATTTTATGCTTAGCCATCCATCCATAAAATAA
- a CDS encoding acyl-CoA thioesterase — protein MFVSKKEIQLFYADTDMMGVMYHANYLKWFELGRTALIEDLGYKYTDMEEAGYYAPVYDIHVTYKTPLRYGDQAYVHTWVEENNGIKTLYGYEIRNQHDQICATGTTTHIVVKKDNFRPIQFKKAFPEWNAKYEEIKRK, from the coding sequence ATGTTTGTTTCAAAAAAAGAAATCCAATTATTTTACGCAGATACTGATATGATGGGTGTTATGTATCATGCAAACTATCTTAAATGGTTTGAGCTGGGCAGAACAGCCCTTATTGAGGATTTGGGCTATAAATATACGGATATGGAGGAAGCAGGCTATTATGCACCTGTTTACGATATTCATGTAACCTATAAAACACCATTACGATATGGTGATCAGGCCTATGTACATACTTGGGTAGAAGAAAATAATGGAATAAAAACACTGTATGGATATGAAATCCGGAATCAGCATGATCAAATTTGCGCAACTGGAACAACTACGCATATTGTAGTAAAAAAAGATAATTTCAGACCGATTCAGTTTAAAAAAGCATTTCCGGAATGGAATGCAAAATACGAAGAAATCAAACGAAAATAG
- a CDS encoding acid-soluble spore protein N: protein MGNPKKNSKSFVPNHIGTQPRAAGGNKGKQMQDTSGKHPDVIQTKGE, encoded by the coding sequence ATGGGAAATCCGAAGAAAAATTCCAAGTCATTTGTACCAAATCACATTGGAACTCAACCTAGAGCTGCCGGTGGAAATAAAGGCAAACAGATGCAAGATACATCCGGAAAGCATCCAGACGTGATTCAAACAAAAGGTGAATAG
- a CDS encoding HD domain-containing protein → MTLKEKAVQFATEAHAGQVRKLSNEPYIIHPLQVAKTLEEAGFCEELVIAALLHDTVEDTDTTIEQIEKEFGPKIAHYVSAHTEDKTKTWEERKQHTLELVKEAPLEVKALIVADKWDNLKSMTAGHELLGSEIWNCFKRGLDSQEWYIRGVAMNSFYGLDDKEIPEFFHQYVKDVNSFFDSIKDSNNK, encoded by the coding sequence ATGACATTAAAGGAAAAAGCAGTACAATTTGCAACGGAGGCACATGCCGGACAAGTACGTAAGCTGTCAAATGAACCCTATATTATACACCCTTTGCAGGTGGCTAAAACTCTTGAAGAGGCTGGTTTTTGTGAAGAATTGGTGATTGCAGCATTACTGCACGATACTGTGGAGGACACAGATACAACGATTGAACAGATTGAAAAGGAGTTTGGACCTAAAATCGCGCATTATGTTTCTGCTCATACAGAGGACAAAACAAAAACCTGGGAAGAACGTAAGCAGCATACACTTGAGCTTGTTAAAGAAGCGCCTCTTGAAGTAAAGGCTCTTATTGTTGCTGATAAATGGGATAACCTAAAATCCATGACTGCCGGACATGAATTATTGGGGAGTGAAATTTGGAACTGCTTTAAAAGAGGACTGGATTCTCAGGAATGGTATATCAGAGGGGTTGCAATGAATAGCTTTTATGGTTTGGACGACAAAGAGATTCCGGAGTTTTTCCATCAATACGTTAAAGACGTAAATAGCTTTTTTGATTCTATAAAAGATAGTAACAACAAATAA
- a CDS encoding TlpA family protein disulfide reductase, which yields MKKIIGSLLLLILIGVAFYQVLNQPDTPVKADEGKEAVDFTLKDPDGKEITLSDYKGKKVLLNFWATWCNPCKKEMPDMEKIKQSHPDVVVLAVNIDSDQDIKGFMSDLKLTFRTVLDVDGEVNKKYKVVSIPTSFFINEEGVIDKKVVGLMEYKQMEEHIANM from the coding sequence GTGAAAAAAATCATCGGGTCACTTTTATTGCTGATACTGATTGGAGTAGCATTTTATCAAGTGTTGAATCAGCCTGATACACCTGTCAAGGCTGATGAGGGCAAAGAAGCAGTCGACTTTACATTAAAAGATCCAGATGGAAAGGAAATTACACTATCTGATTATAAGGGGAAAAAGGTGTTGTTAAACTTTTGGGCAACCTGGTGCAATCCGTGTAAAAAAGAGATGCCTGATATGGAAAAAATTAAACAATCTCATCCTGATGTAGTTGTTTTAGCCGTAAATATAGATTCTGATCAGGATATAAAAGGATTTATGAGTGATTTAAAACTTACGTTTCGGACTGTATTGGATGTAGATGGTGAAGTGAACAAAAAATATAAGGTTGTGTCCATTCCAACTTCATTCTTCATTAATGAAGAGGGAGTTATTGATAAAAAGGTTGTAGGGTTAATGGAATATAAACAAATGGAAGAGCATATCGCAAACATGTAA
- a CDS encoding HesB/YadR/YfhF family protein: MEITIDEQSAAWYKAELELEKGDCLRFFPRYGGYSPIQSGFSLGISKEEGKQATVTLLKDGITYFINEDDIWYFDGNNLNITFDEQKAEPTFSYSK, translated from the coding sequence ATGGAAATTACAATCGATGAGCAATCAGCTGCATGGTATAAAGCAGAATTGGAACTTGAAAAAGGCGACTGCCTTCGGTTCTTTCCCCGTTATGGAGGCTATAGCCCTATACAATCAGGCTTTTCTTTGGGAATCAGCAAAGAGGAAGGAAAACAAGCCACTGTTACCTTATTAAAGGATGGAATCACCTATTTTATTAATGAGGATGATATATGGTATTTTGACGGAAATAACCTCAATATAACCTTTGACGAACAGAAGGCTGAGCCCACGTTCTCCTATAGCAAATAA